CAGTGACTATAACTTGGTTGAGCTAGCACGGCTACGCATTCGCTACAAAGGCTTTCCCGGCGCACGGGATATTCAGGCAGACCTCGACAAAGCTCTGGCCCAGTGGCAACTGAGCGAGGAGGAGTTATTTGCCAAAACTAGAGACATCCATGCTGCGGCTCAGGTTTACAAGGGCCGTGGCTCCCAAC
The sequence above is a segment of the Trichocoleus desertorum ATA4-8-CV12 genome. Coding sequences within it:
- a CDS encoding DUF3288 family protein is translated as MAANSESKDQQHPLWSRDRQVISSLIEAEASDYNLVELARLRIRYKGFPGARDIQADLDKALAQWQLSEEELFAKTRDIHAAAQVYKGRGSQRDDWS